Part of the Actinomycetota bacterium genome, TTGAACTGCGGCGTGAACGATCGCCTGGTTCGTTGCTCTCGTTTTTCCATTCGGACATCCTCTCCGGGGCAAGGCCCCACATGGTGGATGTCCGTCGAATCGGGTCAGGCCCACTGATCGACTTGCGTGACCGCAACGGGCAAGGTCTCACGTTCGCCTACAACCAGCCGGGCGAGTTGGTCGGCATCAGTGATTCGGTTGGACGGGACGTTGCTCTGGAGTACGACGGCAGTGGCGGCCTGGTGCGCCTTCTTCTCCCTGACGGAAGGTCAGTCAGGTACACGTATGCATCGGGTCGTCTCGCGGCCGCGACCGATGTTCGCGGAGGGACCATCACGTATTCCTACGATGCCGGCGGACGCCTGTCGGAGGTCGTTGATCAGAATGGGCATTCGGTTGTCCGCAACACCTACGGCGCTGATGGCAGGGTTGTCGAGCAGCTGGACGCACGAGGTAGCCGGAGTGTGTTCTCTTGGGACGGTGAGACGGAGACGGCGACGATGCTCGATGCAAGAGGGGGGATGTGGCGGGACATCTACTCGAACGGCATTCTCGTTGCCCAGATCGATCCGTTGGGGAACACCATCAGTTACGGCTACGACGTTGATCTCAACCAGACAAGCAGGATGGACGCACGCGGGAACACTTGGACGTTCGTATACGACGCACGAGGCAACATGATCCGGCGAACGGCGCCTGACCCGCTCGGGTACCAAGAGGACTTCACCTTCAACGCACGTAATGACGTCGCGTCATACACGGATGGAAGGCGGCGCGTGACGGCCTTCGACTATGACGCGAACGGAAACCTGATCCGCATGATCCGTCCGGGGAGCGTAGTGACTACGTTTTCCCGGAACCCGTCTGGAACGGGTCAGCTCGTCGGGATTCAAAACCCCCTTGGGCGGCAGACATCGTTCTGGTACGACTCGTATGGCAATCTGGTCCGGATAGGGTGGCCAGCCGGGGCTTCGACGACAATGACGTACGACACGGCGGGGAGAGTGGCATCGGTGGTTGAACCGCGCGGGAACGAAGTCGGCGCTGATCCCGATCAATACCGGTGGACTTTTCAGTATGACGCCGCAGGTTATCTCCTTAGACGATCGGATCCTCTGGGTCATGAGACCATCTACGCGTACGACGGCGTTGGAAACCGAACGTCCGTGACCAATGCGAAGGGCGGGGCGAGCGTTTTCGAGTTCGACGCAGCCAATCACCTTGTCAAGGCTGGATCCCCGTTGCCTGGCGCGGAAACCAACTACCGGTATGACGCGGGGGGTAATCTCATCGAGAGGATCGACGCTGCAGGGAGAAGCGCCGGGTTCTCTTATGATGCGGCGGGTCGCCTGACTGAAGCCACAACACCATTGGGAACGACCAGTTTCGAGCATGACCCGAACGGCAACTATGTGCGGAAGACTACCCCCGCAGGAAACGCAACCATTGGTGATCCGGCAGACGGATCGGTGACCTACGCCTACGATTCCATCAACAGATTGATTGGGATCACCTACAGCGATTCGACACCCCCCGTCCAGTTCTCGTACGACGCCAACAGCAACAGAACAGCCATGACGGACGGTGCCGGGACGGAAACGTATACGTACGACGACTTAGACCGGGTCACACGTATCGCGCGCGGCGCGATCGCATGGATCTATGAGTATGACGCCGTGGGAAACGTGATGCGCCGCGGCGGAACTGCAGGCGACGTGCGCTACACGTACGACGAGGCGGGCCGGATGTCGTCGGCCGGCACCGGTAGCGGCGCCGTCAGTTATCAGTACGATGCCGCCGGGAACCTCGTGAGGACGAATCTCCCGGCGAGCAATGGGTTCATGGAAAACCGCGCGTATGACCGCGCGGGCCGACTGGTGTCTTTGCGCACGACCAGCGGTGATCGTACGTTGTCGGCCTTCGAGTATTCCCTGGATGAGCTGGGCAACCCGTTCGCAGTGACGGACGCGCTTGGGGGGACGACGACCTTCAAGTATGACGAGCTGCAACGTGTCACCGAGGTCTGCTACGTGCGGGCGTGCACGCTTCCGGCGGACAAGTTCATCCGGTGGACGTATGACCGGGTGGGGAATCGCACGTCTGAGACCAGGAGTATCGGAACGACAAACTTCGCCTACAACGATGCCGACCAACTGACCTCACGGAGCGGTCCGACCGGGGACGTTACCTACTCGCATGATCTGAACGGGAACATGACGTCGGCGGGGGACAAGACCTTCTCGTACGACTTGGACAACAGGCTCGTGCGCGCCGGCGACAGCACATCGACGATTCGGTACCGCTACGACGGGGATGGGAACCGAGTCGAATCCGAGACCACGCCGGAGGGGTCTTCGCCGACCATAAGTCGACATCTGTGGGACCGCGTCAACGTAGTTCCCCAACTGGCCGCCGACACCAACGCAAATGGCCAGGTTGCCCGCACCTACGACTACGGTCTGCAGCGCATCAGCATGAGTGTCGCCGGGGAGAGGCATTTCTATCATCACGACGCGCTCGGCAGCGTCGTGAACGTGACCTCGTCCACGGGAATGCTGGAGGCGAGCTACAGCTACGAACCCTTCGGCGCCGCACGCAAGGTCACCGTGACGAGCCCCCTCGCACCGGCGAACCCGATGCGTTTCGCCGGTGAATCGCTCGATGCCACGGGGCTGTACAACCTGCGCGCGCGCGCCATGGATCCGAGCCTTGGCAGGTTCCTGCAAGTGGATCCCGTCGCGTCCCCCGTTGGGACTCCCTACGTCAGTGCGTACGTCTATGCGAACAACCGCCCAACGGTGTTGAT contains:
- a CDS encoding RHS repeat-associated core domain-containing protein — its product is MVDVRRIGSGPLIDLRDRNGQGLTFAYNQPGELVGISDSVGRDVALEYDGSGGLVRLLLPDGRSVRYTYASGRLAAATDVRGGTITYSYDAGGRLSEVVDQNGHSVVRNTYGADGRVVEQLDARGSRSVFSWDGETETATMLDARGGMWRDIYSNGILVAQIDPLGNTISYGYDVDLNQTSRMDARGNTWTFVYDARGNMIRRTAPDPLGYQEDFTFNARNDVASYTDGRRRVTAFDYDANGNLIRMIRPGSVVTTFSRNPSGTGQLVGIQNPLGRQTSFWYDSYGNLVRIGWPAGASTTMTYDTAGRVASVVEPRGNEVGADPDQYRWTFQYDAAGYLLRRSDPLGHETIYAYDGVGNRTSVTNAKGGASVFEFDAANHLVKAGSPLPGAETNYRYDAGGNLIERIDAAGRSAGFSYDAAGRLTEATTPLGTTSFEHDPNGNYVRKTTPAGNATIGDPADGSVTYAYDSINRLIGITYSDSTPPVQFSYDANSNRTAMTDGAGTETYTYDDLDRVTRIARGAIAWIYEYDAVGNVMRRGGTAGDVRYTYDEAGRMSSAGTGSGAVSYQYDAAGNLVRTNLPASNGFMENRAYDRAGRLVSLRTTSGDRTLSAFEYSLDELGNPFAVTDALGGTTTFKYDELQRVTEVCYVRACTLPADKFIRWTYDRVGNRTSETRSIGTTNFAYNDADQLTSRSGPTGDVTYSHDLNGNMTSAGDKTFSYDLDNRLVRAGDSTSTIRYRYDGDGNRVESETTPEGSSPTISRHLWDRVNVVPQLAADTNANGQVARTYDYGLQRISMSVAGERHFYHHDALGSVVNVTSSTGMLEASYSYEPFGAARKVTVTSPLAPANPMRFAGESLDATGLYNLRARAMDPSLGRFLQVDPVASPVGTPYVSAYVYANNRPTVLIDPLGLFPWRTVFKGIAVVASVVAVVASAGLLAPPTAAIVLSISTVAGVGASVVGTMLDCADEDASSESCADSMVQSGVGLVLAGVGVKSVSNATQLAAALADVAMHVLGPTK